The Sphingobium aromaticiconvertens genome has a segment encoding these proteins:
- the phbB gene encoding acetoacetyl-CoA reductase — protein MSRVAIVTGGTRGIGKAISLALKDMGYSVAANYAGNDEKAQAFADATGIKVFKWDVGDHQACLDGCAQVAEALGPVDIVVNNAGITRDGVLAKMSFDDWNEVMRINLGGCFNMAKATFGGMRERGWGRIVNIGSINGQAGQYGQVNYAAAKSGIHGFTKALAQEGAKAGITVNAIAPGYIDTDMVAAVPPQVLEKIVAKIPVGRLGQATEIARGVAFFCSEEGGFVTGSTLSINGGQHMY, from the coding sequence ATGTCGAGGGTAGCTATCGTCACTGGCGGAACGCGCGGTATCGGCAAGGCCATCAGCCTGGCGCTCAAGGATATGGGCTATAGCGTGGCCGCCAACTATGCCGGAAATGACGAGAAGGCACAGGCCTTTGCCGACGCGACAGGCATCAAGGTGTTCAAATGGGATGTCGGCGATCATCAGGCTTGCCTTGACGGCTGCGCCCAGGTTGCCGAGGCGTTGGGACCGGTCGATATCGTGGTCAACAATGCAGGCATTACTCGTGACGGCGTGCTGGCCAAGATGAGCTTCGACGACTGGAACGAAGTGATGCGGATCAACCTGGGTGGCTGCTTCAACATGGCCAAGGCGACATTTGGCGGGATGCGGGAGCGGGGCTGGGGTCGGATCGTCAATATCGGGTCGATCAACGGGCAGGCGGGCCAATATGGTCAGGTCAACTATGCCGCGGCCAAGTCGGGCATCCACGGCTTTACCAAGGCGTTGGCGCAGGAAGGGGCGAAAGCGGGCATTACCGTCAACGCGATCGCGCCAGGCTATATCGACACCGACATGGTTGCCGCCGTGCCGCCACAAGTGCTGGAGAAGATCGTCGCCAAAATCCCCGTTGGCCGTCTGGGCCAGGCGACCGAGATCGCGCGCGGCGTGGCCTTTTTCTGTAGCGAAGAGGGCGGTTTCGTGACCGGCAGCACGCTGTCGATCAACGGCGGCCAGCATATGTATTGA
- a CDS encoding xanthine dehydrogenase family protein molybdopterin-binding subunit → MVRGRGRLAKSHDGINRRSLLIGGGAAAGLLVAWGLWPRSYDPSLNAGPDERVFNAFLKIDTTGQVIVVVPQCEMGQGVTTVLPQILADELGADWRTVAVQPAPISPLYANRLLAREWLASDWSMAAGDLGDWTIDQYATRNALMLTGGATSVRMFHDSYRDAGAAARVLLCQAAAAQWGIPWESCDISEGIISDGAERRMRMADVVEAAADYKVPAILPLRQGQDGRLAGQDLPRLDTPSKIDGSHNFAADIRLPDMVFASVRLGPIGDAVLKSVDEGAAKRVTGFLKLVRQERWVAAVATNWWAANKALDLCDPVFTLVGKPLDSEDMDAALEAAFSSSEGRRLYEQGDLLPVFEGATILASEYAVDPGLHLAMEPMSATARVVDGVVEMWMPSQAPGLARAAIADALGVGTSDVILYPLHAGGSFGRKIELEAGVQAALLAREMGRPVQLLWSRLEDVIQDRPSAPAQARMAAKLGRTGVIEGWLAKVAAPCAMRETWARIADGALPHEAAAAAGNEASRLALSGMVPPYAIPNFAVDHYPAATGLPVGYSRGNADIYGAFFTEAFIDELAHLARMEPMSFRIQMMGGNPRLAHCLTTAAAMGGWQGGIAGSGQGIAAHQMQGSHAAVLVEAGVSGGKLSVSRIVAAVDCGEQVNPDIARQQIEGGLIYGLAVAMGASVPYVKGLPTRAILGRMNLPRLADIGEVTVELIRSTADAGGVSEIAVPPVAPAIANALFTVTGQRFRNLPLLASE, encoded by the coding sequence ATGGTGCGGGGACGGGGTAGACTGGCGAAAAGCCATGACGGGATCAACCGGCGGTCATTGCTGATCGGCGGCGGCGCGGCGGCGGGATTGCTGGTGGCTTGGGGACTGTGGCCGCGCAGCTATGACCCTTCGCTCAATGCCGGACCCGATGAACGGGTTTTCAACGCATTCCTGAAGATCGACACGACGGGTCAGGTGATCGTCGTCGTGCCGCAATGCGAGATGGGGCAAGGCGTCACCACGGTCCTGCCGCAGATATTGGCGGATGAACTGGGCGCGGACTGGCGGACGGTGGCGGTGCAGCCCGCGCCGATCAGCCCGCTTTACGCCAACCGCCTGCTGGCGCGCGAATGGCTGGCGAGCGACTGGTCGATGGCGGCTGGCGATCTGGGTGACTGGACGATCGACCAATATGCGACGCGCAATGCCCTGATGCTGACCGGCGGGGCGACGTCCGTGCGGATGTTCCACGACAGCTATCGCGACGCGGGTGCGGCGGCACGCGTGCTGCTGTGTCAGGCAGCGGCTGCGCAATGGGGTATCCCCTGGGAAAGCTGCGACATCAGCGAAGGCATTATCAGCGATGGGGCAGAGCGCCGGATGCGGATGGCCGATGTGGTCGAGGCGGCGGCGGATTATAAGGTGCCCGCGATCCTGCCGTTGCGGCAGGGCCAAGACGGGCGGCTGGCGGGGCAGGACCTGCCCCGGCTCGACACGCCGTCGAAGATCGACGGTAGCCATAATTTCGCCGCCGACATCCGCCTGCCGGACATGGTCTTCGCTTCCGTCCGGCTGGGGCCGATCGGCGACGCGGTGCTGAAAAGCGTGGATGAAGGCGCGGCGAAGCGCGTCACCGGCTTCCTGAAGTTGGTACGGCAGGAGCGGTGGGTGGCGGCGGTCGCGACCAACTGGTGGGCGGCGAACAAGGCGTTGGACCTGTGCGATCCGGTCTTCACGCTGGTCGGCAAGCCGCTGGACAGCGAGGATATGGACGCGGCGCTGGAGGCGGCGTTTTCCAGCAGTGAAGGACGGCGGCTCTATGAGCAGGGCGACCTGTTGCCGGTGTTTGAGGGCGCGACGATATTGGCGAGCGAATATGCCGTCGATCCAGGGCTTCATCTGGCGATGGAGCCAATGAGCGCGACCGCGCGGGTGGTCGATGGCGTGGTGGAAATGTGGATGCCCAGCCAGGCCCCTGGCTTGGCGCGAGCGGCGATTGCCGATGCGCTGGGCGTGGGGACGAGCGATGTGATCCTGTATCCGCTGCACGCCGGGGGATCGTTCGGGCGGAAGATCGAACTTGAGGCGGGCGTGCAGGCGGCTTTGCTGGCGCGGGAGATGGGGCGGCCGGTGCAATTGCTCTGGTCGCGATTGGAGGATGTGATTCAGGATCGGCCCAGCGCTCCGGCGCAGGCGCGCATGGCCGCGAAGCTGGGACGCACCGGCGTGATCGAAGGTTGGCTGGCGAAGGTCGCCGCGCCCTGCGCCATGCGCGAGACTTGGGCGCGGATCGCCGATGGCGCGCTGCCCCATGAGGCGGCGGCTGCGGCGGGTAACGAGGCAAGCCGTCTGGCGCTGTCGGGCATGGTGCCGCCCTATGCCATTCCCAACTTCGCGGTCGATCATTATCCCGCCGCAACCGGCCTGCCGGTGGGCTATTCGCGTGGCAATGCGGATATTTACGGGGCATTCTTCACCGAAGCCTTCATCGACGAACTGGCGCATCTGGCGCGCATGGAGCCGATGTCTTTCCGTATCCAGATGATGGGCGGTAATCCGCGCCTTGCCCATTGCCTGACCACCGCGGCGGCGATGGGCGGCTGGCAGGGCGGCATCGCCGGGAGCGGGCAGGGGATCGCCGCGCACCAGATGCAGGGCAGCCATGCCGCCGTGCTGGTGGAAGCCGGGGTCAGCGGCGGCAAGCTGTCGGTCAGCCGGATCGTCGCTGCGGTCGATTGTGGCGAACAGGTCAATCCCGACATCGCCCGGCAGCAGATTGAGGGCGGGTTGATTTACGGGCTGGCCGTCGCGATGGGGGCGTCCGTGCCCTATGTGAAGGGATTGCCGACGCGCGCAATTCTGGGGCGGATGAACTTGCCGCGACTGGCCGATATTGGCGAGGTGACGGTGGAACTGATCCGCAGCACCGCCGATGCGGGCGGGGTGAGCGAGATTGCGGTGCCGCCGGTCGCGCCCGCGATCGCCAATGCGCTGTTCACGGTGACGGGGCAGCGGTTTCGCAACCTTCCGCTATTGGCCTCGGAATGA
- the hemH gene encoding ferrochelatase — protein sequence MTRPSDHSAIPAPKVGVLLINLGTPNGPDTKSVRRYLAEFLSDRRVVEISPLLWQPILRGVILTTRPRKSAHAYQQVWMKEGSPLAVHTRATADALQQAMGDAVIVDWAMRYGNPAIADRLAAMKTQGCDRILLAPLYPQYCGATTATALDAAFVAMGAMRWQPAVRTLPPYHDEPAYIDALKQSIEGHIAGLDFVPQALLASFHGMPERTLRLGDPYHCQSVKTARLLGEVLTLPVHLSFQSRFGRAKWLEPETEATLARLVREGVRRIAVVTPGFSADCLETLEEIALRAKAIFLAEGGEKFAFLPCLNATSEAIILYKRLFSRELSGWIDQPV from the coding sequence ATGACCCGTCCCTCAGATCATTCCGCCATCCCCGCGCCTAAAGTTGGGGTATTGCTCATCAATCTGGGCACCCCCAATGGACCGGATACGAAATCGGTGCGGCGCTATCTGGCCGAATTCCTGTCCGACCGGCGAGTGGTGGAGATATCGCCGCTGTTGTGGCAGCCGATCCTGCGCGGCGTCATCCTGACCACGCGCCCGCGCAAATCGGCCCATGCCTATCAACAGGTGTGGATGAAAGAGGGATCGCCGCTGGCTGTTCATACGCGGGCGACGGCGGACGCGTTACAGCAGGCGATGGGTGACGCGGTGATCGTCGATTGGGCGATGCGTTATGGCAATCCCGCCATTGCCGATCGGCTGGCCGCGATGAAGACGCAGGGGTGTGATCGCATCCTGCTCGCGCCGCTCTATCCGCAATATTGCGGGGCGACGACAGCGACGGCGCTGGATGCCGCCTTTGTGGCGATGGGCGCCATGCGGTGGCAACCAGCGGTGCGGACATTGCCGCCCTATCATGATGAACCGGCCTATATCGACGCGCTGAAACAGTCGATCGAGGGACATATAGCCGGGCTGGACTTCGTTCCACAGGCATTGCTCGCCAGCTTTCACGGCATGCCGGAGCGGACGCTGCGTCTGGGCGACCCCTATCATTGCCAGTCGGTCAAGACCGCCCGGCTGCTAGGCGAGGTACTGACCTTGCCCGTGCATTTGAGCTTTCAGTCACGGTTCGGGCGGGCGAAATGGCTGGAGCCGGAGACAGAGGCGACGCTGGCCCGGCTGGTGCGCGAAGGGGTCAGGCGAATCGCCGTGGTGACGCCCGGATTCTCGGCGGATTGCCTTGAGACGTTAGAGGAAATCGCGTTGCGCGCGAAGGCCATTTTTTTGGCCGAAGGCGGGGAAAAATTTGCCTTTTTGCCCTGTCTAAACGCAACGAGCGAAGCTATCATTCTCTACAAGCGGCTGTTCAGCCGTGAGCTTTCAGGTTGGATCGATCAACCAGTTTAG